The Miscanthus floridulus cultivar M001 chromosome 17, ASM1932011v1, whole genome shotgun sequence genome has a window encoding:
- the LOC136518013 gene encoding protein DETOXIFICATION 56-like: MTTPPPPAATPKQQQHGLAAVAAEVRAQRGIALPLVGMNLTWFAKQAVTTAFLGRLGDLQLAAGTLGYSFANVTGFAVLSGLCGAMEPICGQAHGAGNVALLRGTLLRATLMLLAASVPIALLWTRVDAVLLRFGQQPDIADTARTYVLCLLPDLAVTSVLNPLKAYLSAQEVTLPTLFAAALALALHIPLTVSLSARMGVQGVAAAVWLSDLALALMIAAYVLAHELRRPTKPQQQQQTKPATAGDWLLLLRLAVPCCLNTCLEWWSYEILVLLTGRLPDARRMVGVVAVTLNFDYLLFAAMLSLSVSASVRVSNELGAGDAALARRAARVSIAGGLAAGVAGGLLMLAARRPWARIYTRSPEVRDGVGRAMKVMALLEVVNFPLNVCGGIVRGTARPLLGMYAVVGGFYVVALPVGVALGFKARLGLEGLLAGFLVGAAVSLAVLVTVIVCMDWAAEADKAQTRAGAAGAGNTARVEPPPNKAPAESEAC, translated from the coding sequence ATGACGACACCACCGCCACCAGCAGCAACAccgaagcagcagcagcatggcCTCGCCGCTGTTGCGGCCGAGGTGCGCGCCCAGCGCGGCATCGCGCTCCCGCTCGTCGGCATGAACCTCACCTGGTTCGCCAAGCAGGCCGTCACCACGGCCTTCCTGGGCCGCCTCGGCGACCTCCAGCTGGCCGCCGGCACGCTCGGCTACAGCTTCGCCAACGTCACCGGCTTCGCCGTCCTCAGCGGCCTCTGCGGCGCTATGGAGCCCATCTGCGGCCAGGCGCACGGCGCCGGCAACGTCGCCCTACTGCGCGGGACGCTGCTCAGGGCCACGCTCATGCTCCTCGCCGCCTCCGTACCCATCGCGCTCCTCTGGACGCGCGTCGACGCCGTCCTGCTGCGGTTCGGCCAGCAGCCCGACATCGCGGACACGGCCAGGACCTACGTGCTCTGCCTCCTCCCGGACCTCGCCGTCACCTCCGTGCTCAACCCGCTCAAGGCCTACCTCAGCGCGCAGGAGGTGACGCTGCCCACGTTGTTCGCCGccgcgctggcgctggcgctcCACATCCCGCTCACCGTGTCGCTCTCCGCCAGGATGGGCGTCCAGGGCGTGGCCGCCGCCGTCTGGCTCAGCGACCTCGCCCTGGCGCTCATGATCGCCGCCTACGTGCTAGCCCACGAGCTCCGCCGGCCAACcaagccgcagcagcagcagcagacgaAGCCAGCAACGGCGGGcgactggctgctgctcctccgtcTGGCCGTCCCCTGCTGCCTCAACACCTGCCTCGAGTGGTGGTCCTACGAGATCCTGGTGCTCCTCACGGGGCGCCTCCCCGACGCGCGCCGCATGGTGGGCGTGGTCGCCGTCACGCTCAACTTCGACTACCTGCTGTTCGCGGCCATGCTGTCGCTGTCCGTCAGCGCGTCGGTGCGCGTCTCCAACGAGCTGGGCGCCGGGGACGCCGCCCTGGCGCGCCGCGCCGCAAGGGTGTCCATCGCGGGCGGCTTGGCGGCGGGCGTTGCCGGCGGCCTGCTCATGCTGGCGGCGCGCAGGCCGTGGGCGCGCATATACACCCGCAGCCCGGAGGTGCGGGACGGCGTGGGGCGGGCCATGAAGGTGATGGCGCTTCTGGAGGTGGTCAACTTCCCACTCAACGTCTGCGGCGGCATCGTGCGGGGCACGGCGCGCCCGCTGCTGGGCATGTACGCCGTCGTGGGCGGCTTCTACGTGGTGGCGCTGCCGGTGGGTGTGGCGCTCGGCTTCAAGGCCCGCCTGGGGCTGGAAGGACTCCTGGCCGGCTTCCTGGTGGGCGCCGCCGTCAGCCTGGCGGTGCTAGTGACGGTCATCGTGTGCATGGACTGGGCGGCCGAGGCAGACAAGGCGCAGACACGGGCCGGGGCTGCCGGTGCCGGCAACACCGCTCGTGTTGAGCCGCCGCCGAACAAGGCGCCGGCGGAGTCGGAGGCTTGCTAG
- the LOC136517847 gene encoding protein PSK SIMULATOR 1-like: MPMALESWLTKVRSAMSSARSSSGGSGAPPAGPRTKQSTVGILAFEVASLMSKLLHLWRAVGDAAVARLRHETIHLHGVRRVVSDDDYFLLGLARAELVDTLRAAADSVAALAARCADPSLRDFRYAFLELADTGRDRHRWAAPSWKEMDARASKMDKQVAATAALRRAMEELAEAEHGLRKLLVLQCAASSNGNGNGGGHRRSLSASKISVAAEQQQLVFSKKQEVKHLKQTSLWGCTFDAAVASLARAAFTTLARIKAVFGAGQEQRHPPLYRSLTLSSAVHPSADARSESDTSLAPPPPVSRKSMSMEELLLFDIDQSSFASKPKRQCCGFLEDSSAALTPPAGTLGAAALAPRYAGLVISIERMARSPRLVGPDERDELYGMLTASVRAQLRARLRGAVPAADPVLAGQWRAALAGILEWLAPMAHATVRWQAERSLEQRGPAAARGGTGSVLLLQTLQFAERDRVDAAVVELLVGLNYVWRFEKEMMSCRTLFAVHHRQQLPAAMMELAS, from the coding sequence ATGCCCATGGCTCTCGAGTCATGGCTCACCAAGGTCCGCTCAGCCATGTCCTCTGCCAGGTCGTCCTCTGGAGGTTCGGGGGCGCCACCGGCCGGGCCCAGGACGAAGCAGAGCACCGTCGGCATCCTCGCCTTCGAGGTCGCCAGCCTCATGTCCAAGCTCCTCCACCTGTGGCGGGCCGTCGGTGACGCCGCCGTCGCACGCCTCCGCCACGAGACCATCCACCTCCACGGCGTCCGCAGGGTGGTCTCCGACGACGACTACTTCCTGCTCGGCCTCGCCCGCGCCGAGCTCGTGGACACGCTCAGGGCCGCCGCCGACTCCGTGGCCGCGCTCGCCGCGCGCTGCGCGGACCCCAGCCTCCGCGACTTCAGGTACGCCTTCCTGGAGCTGGCTGACACCGGCCGCGACCGCCACCGCTGGGCGGCGCCCAGCTGGAAGGAGATGGACGCGAGGGCGAGCAAGATGGACAAGCAGgtggccgccaccgccgcgctcCGGAGGGCCATGGAGGAGCTGGCCGAGGCCGAGCACGGCCTCCGGAAGCTCCTCGTCCTCCAGTGCGCCGCCAGCagcaacggcaacggcaacgggGGCGGCCATCGGCGCAGCCTGTCGGCGAGCAAGATCTCGGTGGCGgcggagcagcagcagctggtCTTCTCCAAGAAGCAGGAGGTGAAGCACCTGAAGCAGACGTCCCTCTGGGGCTGCACCTTCGACGCCGCCGTCGCGTCGTTGGCCCGCGCGGCGTTCACCACCCTGGCACGCATCAAGGCCGTCTTCGGCGCCGGCCAGGAGCAGCGCCACCCGCCGCTGTACCGCAGCCTGACACTCTCCTCGGCGGTGCACCCGTCAGCCGACGCGCGGTCGGAATCAGATACGTccctggcgccgccgccgccggtgtctCGCAAGTCCATGTcaatggaggagctgctgctgttcGACATCGACCAGTCATCGTTCGCTTCGAAACCGAAGCGGCAGTGCTGCGGGTTCCTGGAGGACAGCTCGGCGGCGCTGACGCCCCCGGCGGGGACGCTGGGCGCGGCGGCGCTAGCACCGCGGTACGCCGGGCTGGTGATCTCGATCGAGCGGATGGCGCGGTCGCCGCGTCTGGTGGGCCCCGATGAGCGGGACGAGCTGTACGGGATGCTGACGGCGAGCGTGCGCGCGCAGCTCCGGGCGCGGCTGCGCGGCGCGGTGCCCGCGGCGGACCCGGTGCTGGCGGGGCAGTGGCGCGCGGCGCTGGCTGGGATCCTGGAGTGGCTGGCGCCGATGGCGCACGCGACGGTGCGGTGGCAGGCGGAGCGCAGCCTGGAGCAGAGGGGCCCAGCGGCGGCACGGGGTGGCACCGGCAGCGTGCTGCTGCTGCAGACGCTGCAGTTCGCGGAGCGCGACAGGGTGGACGCGGCGGTGGTGGAGCTCCTGGTGGGGCTCAACTACGTGTGGCGGTTCGAGAAGGAGATGATGAGCTGCCGCACTCTGTTCGCAGTCCACCACCGGCAGCAGCTCCCGGCGGCGATGATGGAGCTGGCTAGCTAG
- the LOC136517276 gene encoding pentatricopeptide repeat-containing protein At4g18840-like — MGRGILNAGPSSWIAAVATAAPASFRGAHAVLLTSGHLSSRASANSLLRDAPSPSACALILRLMLLHRLRPDHISLSFSLHSCARAVVPTTTTRNPLTALFRSLALRLGHARDVYVANAAVSSYFAASDVASADRLFAEVSDDVADVVTWTTMVTGHANATNLEQARRFFDAMPERNVVSWNAMLGAYASAGMLSEARELFDAMPERNAATWSSMLTGLVLSGRCGEALRVFADMVRGGAVPNEPALVSVVSACAQLRSLEHGAWVHAYAEQELQGAMSVILASAIIDMYGKCGGICSAVRVFAAMPLRNVYSWNAMIAGLAMNGGERQALSLLWKMQMAGIQPNDITFIGLLSACSHSGLVNEGRRLFDSMIEDFGIQPVQQHYGLMVDLIGRSGRVREAMFFIKSMPVEPHPGLWGALASACKMHGEVELGEEVAKKLIELEPRHGSRYILLSNLYGSANRWDDMAFVRKILKRRKVPKGTGNAVVGMTYNMSND, encoded by the coding sequence ATGGGGAGAGGCATCCTTAACGCCGGGCCCTCCTCCTGGATCGCCGCCGTGGCCACTGCCGCACCAGCAAGCTTCCGCGGCGCCCACGCCGTCCTCCTCACCTCCGGCCACCTCTCCTCTCGCGCCTCCGCCAACTCCCTCCTCCGCGAcgccccctccccctccgccTGCGCGCTCATCCTCCGCCTCATGCTGCTCCACCGCCTCCGACCCGACCAcatctccctctccttctccctccacTCCTGCGCCCGCGCCGTcgtccccaccaccaccacccgcaACCCGCTCACCGCCCTCTTCCGCTCGCTCGCCCTCAGGCTCGGCCACGCCCGCGACGTCTACGTCGCCAACGCCGCCGTCTCCTCCTACTTCGCCGCCTCCGACGTCGCCTCCGCCGACCGCCTCTTCGCGGAGGTCTCCGACGACGTCGCCGACGTAGTCACCTGGACCACCATGGTCACCGGCCACGCAAACGCCACCAATCTGGAGCAGGCGAGGCGCTTCTTCGACGCGATGCCCGAGCGGAACGTCGTTTCCTGGAACGCGATGCTGGGCGCGTACGCCAGCGCCGGGATGCTGTCCGAGGCGCGGGAACTGTTCGACGCGATGCCTGAAAGGAACGCCGCCACGTGGAGCTCTATGCTCACTGGGCTCGTGCTGTCGGGACGCTGCGGGGAGGCGCTGAGGGTGTTCGCTGACATGGTCCGCGGCGGCGCCGTGCCCAACGAGCCCGCGCTGGTTAGTGTGGTCTCGGCGTGCGCGCAGCTGCGGTCACTGGAGCACGGCGCGTGGGTGCACGCGTACGCCGAGCAGGAGCTGCAGGGGGCCATGAGCGTCATCCTCGCCTCCGCCATCATCGACATGTACGGGAAATGTGGGGGTATCTGCAGTGCCGTCAGGGTGTTCGCTGCGATGCCCTTGAGGAACGTCTACTCCTGGAACGCCATGATCGCTGGGCTTGCGATGAATGGCGGCGAGAGACAAGCCTTGTCGCTCTTGTGGAAGATGCAGATGGCTGGTATTCAACCGAATGACATAACTTTCATCGGGTTGCTGAGCGCTTGCTCCCACTCTGGCCTTGTGAATGAGGGCCGACGGTTGTTTGACAGTATGATCGAGGACTTCGGGATACAACCAGTCCAACAACATTACGGTCTTATGGTTGatttgatcggacgctctggtcgtgtcaGGGAGGCGATGTTTTTCATCAAGAGCATGCCTGTGGAACCTCACCCTGGCTTATGGGGCGCACTAGCTAGCGCCTGCAAGATGCATGGTGAGGTGGAGCTTGGTGAGGAGGTTGCCAAGAAGCTCATTGAACTGGAGCCTCGCCATGGCAGCCGATACATCCTCCTGTCAAACTTGTATGGCTCTGCGAATAGATGGGATGACATGGCCTTTGTGCGCAAGATCCTCAAAAGGCGCAAGGTGCCCAAGGGCACTGGCAATGCAGTGGTTGGAATGACATACAATATGTCCAATGATTGA
- the LOC136517277 gene encoding uncharacterized protein produces MRAIPSIRPSVLSSSSSSLLSRSRQGKLGQNQMVTHLVSCCLPAPAAGAVTVTVAKPKPKPKPAAAAASSSAPPDTKSKSRGHTRVGRRDFVLRSSELATLAAIFHFSGTKPSYLGVQKSPPSLALCPATNNCVSTSEEISDSNHYAPPWNYNPKDGRRGKPITKEEAMKELIEVVTKTKPDNFTPRVVDKTDDYIRVEYESPIFGFVDDVEFWFPPGNKPLVQYRSASRSGFIDFNANKKRVKELRLALEKKGWASESNF; encoded by the exons ATGCGAGCGATTCCATCCATTCGTCCGTCCgtgctgtcctcctcctcctcctccctcctctccaGGTCCAGGCAAGGCAAGCTCGGGCAGAACCAGATGGTCACGCACCTGGTGTCCTGCTGCCTCCCGGCACCGGCAGCGGGGGCGGTGACGGTGACGGTGGCCAAGCCCAAGCCCAAGCCcaagccggccgccgccgccgcctcttcaTCCGCGCCGCCGGACACCAAGAGCAAGAGCAGGGGCCACACAAGAGTCGGCCGAAG AGACTTTGTGCTCAGGAGCAGTGAGCTCGCCACGCTCGCTGCCATCTTCCACTTCAG TGGCACCAAACCAAGCTACCTTGGTGTTCAGAAGAGTCCTCCATCCCTTGCTCTGTGCCCTGCAACCAATAACTGTGTTTCGACATCAGAGGAAATAAGTGATTCGAATCACTATGCTCCCCCATG GAACTACAACCCCAAGGATGGCCGGAGGGGTAAACCCATAACCAAAGAGGAGGCCATGAAGGAACTAATTGAAGTC GTCACGAAGACAAAGCCAGACAACTTCACTCCTCGCGTTGTAGATAAAACAGATGATTACATCCGAGTTGAATATGAGAGCCCTATATTTGGG TTTGTAGATGATGTGGAGTTCTGGTTCCCTCCTGGCAACAAACCACTCGTTCAGTATAGGTCGGCGTCTCGATCAGGATTTATCGACTTCAATGCCAATAAGAAGAGAGTAAAG GAGCTGAGATTGGCTTTGGAAAAGAAGGGCTGGGCTTCGGAAAGCAACTTTTGA